TTGATAAATACCAGAACCAACACTGTATGGACTTTCTGAAAAGCCAGGTCGATTTGAATTTATAACTGTTGTATATTGAGCATTTACAGTTAATACAGCACAAAAAGCAAAAAGTAAAAGAAGTTTCTTAATCATGTTATAAAGTCAATTTATACAATTACTACAAACATACATAAAATACAAATTACTATTTAATATAAGTTTTATAAACTCTTAACGGTTTCTTTTACTTCAAATTGTTATTTTTGATTAATTTTTTATTAAAAGTGAAGATGACACATATAAATGAAGCTGGACCTATGGGATTTTTAAGAACTATATTAATACTAGTTATTGCATATTATGCTATAAAATTTCTAGTGAAATTATTTGCACCTTATTTATTGAAAAAAGCAGTAGATAAAGTTCAAAAGAAAGCAGAACAAAAATTTAATAATCAACAGCAACAACAACAACAAAGTGATGTTGAAATAGGAAAAACAGTTGTTGATAAAAAACCACAAAATATACAACAAAGCAATAATTCGGTAGGAGAATATGTTGATTTTGAAGAAATAGATTAACTTTTATACTAATTATGAATTATAAAAAAATGATGCCCTTTGCAATTACACTTGTTGTTTTTGTAATTATATCGTTGTTGTATTTTAGCCCAGTTTTAAGCGGTAAACAAATAAAACAGAATGACATTACTCAGTTTATAGGAATGTCAAAAGAAGTAAAAGATTATCGAATTGAAAAAGGAGAAGAACCATATTGGCTAGGAAATGCCTTTAGCGGAATGCCTGCATATCAGGTAAGCGCCTATTATCCGAATGATTTTGTTAGATATATTGATAAAGCAATTCGTTTTTTACCACGTCCTGCCGATTATTTATTTTTATATTTCTTCGGATTTTTTATCTTATTAACGGCTTTAAAAGTCGATTGGAAATTAGCCGTTTTAGGAAGTTTATCCTTCGGGTTTTCTACGTATTTAATTATTATTTTTGGTGCGGGACACAATGCAAAAGCCCACGCAATCGGTTATATGCCGATGGTAACTGCGGGTGTTTTATACATCTTTAGAAAAAAATATTTGTTAGGATTTGTAATTACTGCTTTGGCGATGGCTTTAGAAGTTTACACAAATCATCCGCAAATGACCTATTATTTAGGTTTTTGCTTACTGATATTGGCAATTGTTGAATTTATTGAAGCTTTTAAAACTAAAAATTTATCGGTATTTACAAAACAAGCTGTTGTTTTAATTACAGCTATGGCGATTGGTTTGGGTGTAAATTCAACTAGATTATTGTCAATGAAACAATATGGCGATTTTAGTACTCGAGGAAAATCGGCATTAACGATTAACCCAGATGGCTCTCCAAAAGAAAAATCAACAGGTTTAGATAAATCGTATATCACAGAATATAGCTACGGAATTGCTGAAACTTTTAATTTGATGATTCCTCGTTTTATGGGCGGTGGAACTGTTGAAGAATTGAGTTCAGATTCTAATTTTTATCAAACTTTAGAAAAAAATGCAGGTAGAAATGTTGCTAAAGAGTATTCAAAGCAAGTTTTAACTTATTGGGGAACACAACCAATTGTAGAAGCACCCGCATATATTGGGGCAATTTTATTTTTCTTGTTTTTTTTAGGAGTTTTTTTAGTAAAAGGACGTTTAAAATATTGGTTAGTATCGGCAACTATTTTTTCAATAGTATTAAGTTGGGGGAAAAATTTTGCTGGAATCACTAACTTTTTTATTGATTATGTTCCGTTGTATAATAAGTTTAGAGCAGTTTCATCAATTCAAGTAATTGCAGAATTATGCGTTCCTTTATTAGGTATTATTGCTTTACGTGATTTGTTTTCATCAAAAGTTACATCCGAAGAAAAAGAAAATGCCTTAAAAAATGCTTTTTATGTTTTAGGAGGAATTACTTTATTATTTGCACTTTTTGGTTCAAGTTTATTTGCTTTTGAAGGATTAAGAGATGCGCAATATCAAGAATTACCAACTTTAATTGATGCCTTAATTACTGACAGAAAAGCCATGTTATTTAAAGATAGTGTTCGTTCTTTTTTATTGATTTTAGCATCAGCGGGGTTATTATGGTTTTATCTGAAAGGAAAATTAAAACAAGTACCTGTTATAATAATTTTAGGTGCTTTAATTGTTTTCGATTTAGTTTCAGTTGATATAAAATATGTAAATAAAGAAGATTTTACATCAGCAAGAAAAGTTTTAAAACCGTTTACAGCAACTCAAACTGATAAAGAAATTTTAAAAGATAAGAGCCATTATCGTGTTGCAAATTTTAGTGTAAATCCTATGCAAGATGGAAGAACTTCATATTTTCATAATTCGATAGGAGGATATCATGCAGCTAAAATGAAGCGATATCAAGAATTATTTGATTATCAAATTTCTAAAAATAATATTGAAGTATTAAACATGTTAAATGCAAAATACTTTATTGTTGGAGATGATAAATTACAAGAAAATAAGGATGCAAACGGAAATGCATGGTTTGTAAATAATCTGAAAATTGTTAAATCGGCAGATGAAGAAATATTTGCTTTAGATAGTTTGAATACTAAAACATCAGCCGTAATTAATGCGAAAAATTACACGAATAAAAATCAATTTAAAAAAGATTCAACAGCTACAATTTCATTAATCAAAAATGATATTACAACTTTAATTTATCAAACAAATACACAAGAAAATCAGTTTGCTGTATTTTCAGAAATTTATTATAAAGATGGTTGGAATGCTTACATTGATAATAAATTAGTACCACATTATAATGTAAATTATGTATTAAGAGGTTTAGAAGTTCCAAAAGGAAAACATTGAAATTTCTTTTAAATACGAACCAAAAATAATACAAACAGGAAATAAAATAACTTTATTTTCATACGCTTTATTATTGTTTATTCCGATGGGATGGTTTTTTATCCGAAAGAAAAAAAGAAAAAAGTAAACTTAAAATTGTTGTTTAAATACTAAAAATGTACAAAAAAATCCCTAAAAAAAGATATCATCATACATTAGAATTTTTAAAGAAAAATGTGCCTGCACCCGCAGTTATTTTAGATTTAGGTGTTCGAAATCCTTTTTCTGAAATTATGGAAGAAAATGGTTATACGGTTTATAACACAGAAGGTGAAGATTTAGATTTGTTGCCCGAAATAGTTAAAAATTATAAAGTAGATGTTGTAACAGCTTTTGAAATTTTTGAACATTTAATAGCTCCTTTTAATGTTTTAAAAGCTATTGAAACTACAAAAATTGTAACAACTGTACCTTTAAAATTATGGTTTGTTGATGCATACAGAAGTAAAACTGATATGTGGGACAGACATTATCATGAATTTGAAGATTGGCAATACGATTGGTTATTAGAAAAATCAGGCTGGAAAATTTTAGATACTAATAAATGGACAAGCCCTATAAATCAAATAGGAATTAGACCTATTTTAAGAAAATTTACGCCAAGATATTACGCTGTGTACGCAGAAAAAGAGTCGTAAAAAGATGAAAAAAGACATCAAAATAGGCAAGAGGATAGGAATGATTTTAGATAAAACATTTCCGCCTGATCCT
The Tenacibaculum pacificus DNA segment above includes these coding regions:
- a CDS encoding DUF4834 family protein gives rise to the protein MTHINEAGPMGFLRTILILVIAYYAIKFLVKLFAPYLLKKAVDKVQKKAEQKFNNQQQQQQQSDVEIGKTVVDKKPQNIQQSNNSVGEYVDFEEID
- a CDS encoding class I SAM-dependent methyltransferase, translated to MYKKIPKKRYHHTLEFLKKNVPAPAVILDLGVRNPFSEIMEENGYTVYNTEGEDLDLLPEIVKNYKVDVVTAFEIFEHLIAPFNVLKAIETTKIVTTVPLKLWFVDAYRSKTDMWDRHYHEFEDWQYDWLLEKSGWKILDTNKWTSPINQIGIRPILRKFTPRYYAVYAEKES